GTCATGCACCATGGGGCCATTGATAGATACAGGCTCATAAATAGTACGGCACGCTTTTGAATGGACATCACGATGTTCATCTTTGGCTTGGTGAAACGCCTGGAGGGTTCTTCTGCGAAAAGAAGCCTTTGTTCTTTGTAACATAAAAATTGTGGTCGTTCGAATATGGTTTGCTGTTTCATATATTTCGGCTTCTGTCTACTTCGCCGTTCCCCAATACTGATAAGCGGCAAATTTCGGGCCTTGTATGTACTCGGCGTTCATCGTATGGATCGTAAAGCCTCCCGCCTCGATATACTGAGGAATAGGACGATCCAGATGACAGCCGCCTGCGAGCTTTTTCCATAGGGGAGTGAGCCGTTTCTGCCATCGACGTACCCCTGCATCCGGAGATAACCCATGCTCGCAAAAGATGAGTGTGCCGTCAGGCTTTAAGACGCGTCGCATGTGCTGTAAGGCTGTTCGCCAATCGGGAATCGTACATAATGTATACGTGAGCAGTACCGTATCGACACTTCCGTTGTGAAGAGGAATGCTCTCTCCCGGCAGATCCAACCAGCGGATGTCAATCGGCGTCGTGCACAGGCGAGGCTGCGCCTTTTTCCTCATGCCTGCCGAGGGTTCCAGGCCCCACACGATTTCCACTTTTTCTCTATCATAAAAGGGGATATTCAGGCCGGATCCCATCCCAACCTCCAGCACTCGACCCTCGGCTAATGGCACGACCTTTTTTCGCTGATCCTGAATGACTTCAAGCCCGCAAGCGCAGTGTAAAAGGTGAGGCAAACAGTACTCTTCATACATGCTCATGACAATAAAAGCCTTGTGAAACGTCGGAAGATATCACCTCATAGTTCTGATGCGTAGTCAAAAAATGTGAAAAGGTCACTCATATTATTGACAAGTCGAGTATGAGTCTATACTGCTAGTATGACAGCAATTCTTAAAGGACTTGGATTGATCAATTCTACCATGGCCCATGCTCAATCAACCGAAGCACAGGTGACTTCTGTCGCTCGACGGAAGGATACGGCAATCCCTCCTAAACGTGATTTGCTCGTGATCGCCGCGAGACGGTTGTTTCATCGTCAAGCTCTCCGCCATCTCACCAATATGCTGAGTCGTTTGCATTCTGCCGATGCGGCGTATGTGATCCAACATCTGGACTCTCCTGAGGGACAGGTCATGGCCTTCGATTGCCTTCCGAATGACGAGCTTCGGGGGCAGGTCCTGAGTGAACTGGATGAGAAGACTCGCGAACATATCGCTAATAGCCTTTCACCATCGCGCATCCTTCAGATTCTGAAATCTTTAGGGACTGATGACGTCGCTGATGTCCTGGGCGGCCTGCCCGAGGAACAACGAGTTCAAGTGCTTGCGCTGATGGATCAGGAAGATTCAGCAGAGGTGAAGGATCTGTTGCAGTACGAGGAGGGCACGGCGGGCAGTATCATGACTACGGAGGTGCTGTCGCTGCCTCAGGACGTGACCGCGGCAGAGGCGATTCGCCATCTCCAAGAAGAAACCGATGCCGAGACTGCGTTCTATATTTACGTCACGGATAAAGATAACCGGTTGACCGGCGTGTTGTCGTTGCGGCGACTGCTCATGGATCCGCCATCCACCCCGCTTGAGGCGATGATGACTCGACATACGGTCAGCGTGACCCCGGACATGGATCAAGAAGAAGTGGCCCGTCTGGTCGCCGCCTACAATCTCTTAGCCATTCCCGTCGTCGATCAGAATAAAGCCTTGCTTGGCATCATTACTGTTGATGATGTCGTCGATGTCATGAGTGAGGAAGCGACGGAAGACATGTTGATTATGGCGGGGGCTCCGGACGAAGGCGCGTTTTTGTATTCTTCCGTGCCCAGTGCGGCGCGCGCACGCTTTCCCTGGCTGTTCACGAATCTTCTTGGGACTTTTTTGTCGGGAGCATTACTCTGGTATTTTCGTTTCACGCTTCAAGAAGCGGTCGCCCTGGTCAGTTTTATTCCGGTCATTTCTGCGATGGGAGGGAATGTCGGATTGCAGACCTCGATGCTGGTCGTCAGGGGGCTGGCGGTGGGACAGATTGGGCCGGGCGATCTTTGGGCGGTGTGGAGACATGAATTGGCGATTGGGCTCTGTCTTGGCCTTGTGTCCGGTCTACTCGTGATGGTCGTTGGCTGGCTGTGGCAGGGACATACCATGTTAGGAGTGGTGGTCGGGGTCTCCCTCTTGCTGGCTTTTTTGGTCTCGACCAGCTTGGCCTCGATGCTGCCGATTGTGTTTAATCGGTTCCAAATCGATCCTGCCGTGGCTGCGGGTCCGTTCGTTTCGACGACGATGGATATCGTAGGAATTGCGATCTACCTGACGCTCGCCACGTCTCTGTTGACCTATCTGGTGTAATGTACCTTAGAAGCGGAGGACGGTGACTGGCTGGCCTGAATGAAAGAAGAGAGGATCGTCAAAACAAACGATGCCGGAAGATTACTCGCTCCCAAGGACGGATCTTTCGTACCAGAGGCGTATTCGCATCGATTCTATTCCGTTTACCACGGCGAGTTTCGACTTCGATCGTATCGTCATCGAAGACTCTGACCACCTTCCAGAATTTGTCAATGACATAAGAATAGGTATCACCATGTTGGGCGGGAGAAACGGCCTTGGCGTGAGGACTCGGATGGGAAGAAGTCTTGTATTTTGAAAAAATCACAAAATCTCCGGCCTTAATCGCCATGCCTTCTCCTCCTTCGACTACTGTAATACCATATATGGGCGTGCCAGGCGCAAGTGCTGTGTACCCCATACAATCAATAGTGTATCTCTTTTTCTTGTATTTTCAAGTGGTTTGCCATCCATGGGTGTAGCCTATGGTGGGCCTTCATGATTGTGGTTCGGTCTATTTAGACGGAAAGTTTAGAGCCGGTTCACGCAATTTCGGTCCATTTCCAATTCCAGGATTTCCTTAAGTGCCAGCCCATCCGTCTTAGTTGTGCCAGCCTGATTGGCTACGTAATTATGCTGTTTTTGTCCAAAACTGCCTTTCTGAAGCTGTGATGAGGGAGTATGACGTTGCAATGATCGGAACTTGACCTTACTCTATATTTCCATTATTCTGGACATATGGATATACAGGAAGCAATCATTGCCTTCGACGCGCTGTCTCAAGAAACCCGTTTACGGGTGTTTCGCCTGCTGGTCGAACAAGGCCGTGATGGGATGCCTGCCGGAGCGTTAAGTGTGGCGCTCGGTATTCCGCATAATACGCTCTCATTTCATCTATCCCACATGAATAACGCGCGGCTGGTGAGCTCACGCCGTCAGGGGCGTTCGATTATTTACAGCGCTCACTTCGAGTTTTTTACCGATCTTATCCGATTCATGGTCGAGGACTGTTGCCGGAACGAGTTTGCCAGCATTCGGCATGATCAAAAGAAGCAA
The genomic region above belongs to Nitrospirales bacterium and contains:
- a CDS encoding metalloregulator ArsR/SmtB family transcription factor, with the translated sequence MDIQEAIIAFDALSQETRLRVFRLLVEQGRDGMPAGALSVALGIPHNTLSFHLSHMNNARLVSSRRQGRSIIYSAHFEFFTDLIRFMVEDCCRNEFASIRHDQKKQCSIIELAQCCPPTRKEQA
- the mgtE gene encoding magnesium transporter, producing the protein MTAILKGLGLINSTMAHAQSTEAQVTSVARRKDTAIPPKRDLLVIAARRLFHRQALRHLTNMLSRLHSADAAYVIQHLDSPEGQVMAFDCLPNDELRGQVLSELDEKTREHIANSLSPSRILQILKSLGTDDVADVLGGLPEEQRVQVLALMDQEDSAEVKDLLQYEEGTAGSIMTTEVLSLPQDVTAAEAIRHLQEETDAETAFYIYVTDKDNRLTGVLSLRRLLMDPPSTPLEAMMTRHTVSVTPDMDQEEVARLVAAYNLLAIPVVDQNKALLGIITVDDVVDVMSEEATEDMLIMAGAPDEGAFLYSSVPSAARARFPWLFTNLLGTFLSGALLWYFRFTLQEAVALVSFIPVISAMGGNVGLQTSMLVVRGLAVGQIGPGDLWAVWRHELAIGLCLGLVSGLLVMVVGWLWQGHTMLGVVVGVSLLLAFLVSTSLASMLPIVFNRFQIDPAVAAGPFVSTTMDIVGIAIYLTLATSLLTYLV
- a CDS encoding class I SAM-dependent methyltransferase, with the translated sequence MPHLLHCACGLEVIQDQRKKVVPLAEGRVLEVGMGSGLNIPFYDREKVEIVWGLEPSAGMRKKAQPRLCTTPIDIRWLDLPGESIPLHNGSVDTVLLTYTLCTIPDWRTALQHMRRVLKPDGTLIFCEHGLSPDAGVRRWQKRLTPLWKKLAGGCHLDRPIPQYIEAGGFTIHTMNAEYIQGPKFAAYQYWGTAK